The Gloeobacter morelensis MG652769 genome contains the following window.
CGCACCGCCTGGAACATCGGCGCTCTCAATTGTGACGAAGTGGCAGAAGAACTGATCGAGCGTGCCCGCCGCGCCCACACGCCACGGACAGTCGAACCCGGCCTCTACCCGGTCATCTTGCACCCCGCTGCTTTGGCCGAATTGCTCGCCTGGGTGGGTTGGAATCTAGATGCGCGCGCAGCGGACGAGGGCCGCTCGTTTATGTCTCGCCCCGACGGCGGTACCCGCCTGGGCGAAGCGATGTTCAGCCCCCTGGTGCACCTGGAGCGCAATGCGGCCCACCCGCTGTTGCAAAGTGCCCCTTTTTTGCCCGACGGCCAGCCCAATCGGCCCCTCACCCTCATTCGAGAAGGCGTGCCCGAGCGGTTGCACCATAGCCGCTACTGGGCCGCCCGCAAAGGCTGTACCCCCACGGGCGCTTTCTTGCCCCTGGTGATGGCCGGTTCTGAGGCGAGTGTCGCGGATCTGGTCTCCCGCACCGAGCGGGGTGTACTGGTGCACCGCGCCTGGTACGTGCGGGCCATCAGCCCCCGCGAGCTGACCGTCACCGGTATGACCCGCGACGGCACCTTCTGGATCGAAGACGGCCAGATCGCCTACCCGATCCACAACCTGCGCTTCAACCAGAGCCTGCCCCGCCTACTGCGCGACATCGACGCGCTGGGTGCCGCCGAACGCTACGGCCCGCGGGTGGTGCCCGCGGTGCGCTGCAGTGCCTTCCGCTTTACCAGCGTTACCGACAGCGTTTGAACCAAAAAAATGCCCCCTTGCTAAGGGGGCGGGCAAGTCAGTTGCCAGAAAAACTATTCTTGCTGCTGGGTCGCCGGTCGGGTAAAACCCTGGCCCTGGGTGGAAGAAGACATCGCTTCCTCCATCGCCCCGAGACCACCGATCGAACCGGTGTAGGCTTCCTCGCCGTGCTCGGCGGTGTCGAGGCCCTCCTGCTCGGCTTCCTCGCTCGGGCGCAAGCCCAGGGTGAACTTGAGCACCAGCAAAATGACCGTCGTGCAGACCGCCGCATAAACAGCGGTGGCACCGACACCAATCAACTGCTCGACAAGCTGCGCACCATTGCCCAGGAGCAAACCGTTATCACCCAGGGAATTGAGCGATTTGTCAGCAAACACCCCAGTGAGAATGGCGCCGGTCAGACCGCCCATGCCGTGGCAGGCAAACACATCCAGCGAATCGTCGTAGTTGAGCTTTTTCTTCAGTTGAATGGCGCCGAAGGAGATAATCGCAGCGGTGCCGCCGATCGCAATCGACGAAAGCGGGCTGACAAAACCCGCCGCCGGGGTGATTGCCACCAGACCGACGACCGCGCCGGTGGCCGCACCCACCGCCGTCGGTTTGCCGCCGATAAACGTGTCAAGCAAAAGCCAGGTAGACAGAGCCGCCGCCGTGGCGACATTCGTCGTCACAAAAGCCAGCGAAGCGAGGCCATTGGCGGCGAGCGCCGAACCGGCGTTGAAGCCGAACCAGCCGAACCACAACAGCCCCGCTCCCAACAGCACAAAAGGCACGTTGTGGGGAGTCATCGGCTGGTTGGGAAAGCCTTTGCGCGGACCAAGAATGATCGCCGCCACCAAGGCCGAGATACCGGCCGTCAGGTGCACCACCGTGCCGCCGGCAAAGTCGAGCGCCCCGATGGCTCCAAGCCAGCCAGGCAGCATCTTGGCCGCATCGGTCGGATCGGGGTTACCCAGCGACCAGACCCAGTGGGCCACCGGCGAGTAGACCACGACCGACCAGAGCATGATGAACACGACGTAGGTCTTGAACTTCATGCGATCGACGATGGCACCGGAAATCAGCGCCGGAGTGATCACTGCAAACATCATCTGAAAAATCATGAACGCCAGGTGCGGAACCGTTGCAGCCTGGGCGGCATTGGGTTCCTGGCCGACTCCGTTGAGACCGAGCCAGGCGAAGCTGCCAAAGTAACCGTTGCCGGGTCCAAAAGCGATCGAATAGCCCACCAGCGTCCAGACAAGCGCGATCACCCCAAGGGCGACAAAACTCATCATCAAAGTGTTCAGTGCGTTCTTGCCTCGCACCAACCCGCCGTAGAAAAAGGCCAGGCCGGGAGTCATCAGCAGCACCAGCGCGGCCGAAACCAACACCCAGGCAGTATCGCCGGTGTCAATTTTTGGCGCGTCCTGGGCAAACGCCGGGGCGGCAGTGGCGAGAGCCGCTGCCAGCGTGCCCAATCCCCATTTCCATTTACATTTCATTAACATTCTCCCCAGATCGAGATCACGCCCACTGAAAAGCTCAGCCGGTTGGCGAATAAGGAGAGTTAAGCGAATCTGTCGCGACTCATTTGTATCAATGACTACATGGATAAATTTCTATGAAATAGCGTACAAGAAGCGGCAACACAACTGGATAAAGGCCGACTGCTCGAACGAAGCGCGGCCATGGGCTTTTCGATCGGGTGAACTTTGTGGAATAATTAGAGATCGCGCAAAGAAAAAGAGGACTGTTTCGATGGCGAAGCCTGGTGCCCGCATCATTATTACCCTGGAATGTACCGAGTGCCGGACGAACACGGCCAAGCGCCGGCCCGGCGTCTCGCGCTACACCACCACCAAAAACAAGCGCAACACGACCGGGCGCATGGAGCTGAAGAAGTTCTGCCCCAATTGCAACAAGCACACCGTACATAAAGAGACCAAATAACCATGACCTCGTTCGGATATCGCGGCAAGCGGGTTTCACCGGTCCCGCCCAAGGACAAGATTGACTACAAGGAAGTGGATTTGCTGCGCAAGTTCATCACCGAGCGCGGCAAGATTCTGCCCCGGCGAATTACTGGATTGACGGCCAAGCAGCAGCGCGATCTAACCGTGGCCATCAAGCGCGCCCGATTGCTGGCCTTGTTGCCCTTTGTCAATCAGGAGGGCTAGTCGCCTTCAGCCAATTGTTCGCTCGCCCCGGCGGTCACCTGCGGCTTTTCTAGATGCGGCATGTTTCTTGCCCACCAGTGCGTAGCCGCCGCTTCTGGTAAAGGCGATAATCGCCCGCGCAATCTCCAGCGAACCGGGTTCACCCAGGGTACGGGCACCCGGGGGCAAAAACGCAGCGATCATCGGCAGGTCAGGGAAGCACCAGCCGCCGCAACAGTCCCACCAGCGCGCCGCCCAGCAAAATGAGCGTGGCGACGGCGGAGACGGCAAAGCCGGGGCTGCGCCGCTCAGGAGCTTCGTAGTAGCCGAGCGCGTACAGCACCCGCCCGACAATCCAGACACTACCCAGGACGGCTGCCCACAGCGGATTGACAAACAGCGCGTACAGCCACAACGACGGCAAGAACAGCACCATTTGCTCGGTGGTGTTCTCCTGGACGCGCAACACCCGCTCGAAGTCGGGACTGCCGTGGGTCTTGGGTGGTGCGACGCCGTAGCGGACACGGGCGCGGCCGACATTCAATGAAAGGCCATAGTAGACCACCAGCGCGGCAACGGTGACCAGACCCGGCCAGACCAGCGTATCTAGAGCGCTCAAACCTACCTCGCCAACGGTTCAGCTTTCCCAGTCTCGCACAAGCCCCTGTCGTA
Protein-coding sequences here:
- the rpsR gene encoding 30S ribosomal protein S18, with the translated sequence MTSFGYRGKRVSPVPPKDKIDYKEVDLLRKFITERGKILPRRITGLTAKQQRDLTVAIKRARLLALLPFVNQEG
- the rpmG gene encoding 50S ribosomal protein L33, giving the protein MAKPGARIIITLECTECRTNTAKRRPGVSRYTTTKNKRNTTGRMELKKFCPNCNKHTVHKETK
- a CDS encoding TldD/PmbA family protein — encoded protein: MTLYAFPTEMASEEQALELIEQVIARSEAEGVFVALASGEEALSRFCGNQMSQNVNQERCSISITSSFGSRSATATVTSDDPSAIEAALRSCETLARIAPEDPEWMPLLEPQTYDDRQAAFDEETAACSPLQRGRLVQRVCRAAAAAGVDGAGTLATESRLRAVGNSRGLRTVGRSTTASFGFTARTCGASSWGERTAWNIGALNCDEVAEELIERARRAHTPRTVEPGLYPVILHPAALAELLAWVGWNLDARAADEGRSFMSRPDGGTRLGEAMFSPLVHLERNAAHPLLQSAPFLPDGQPNRPLTLIREGVPERLHHSRYWAARKGCTPTGAFLPLVMAGSEASVADLVSRTERGVLVHRAWYVRAISPRELTVTGMTRDGTFWIEDGQIAYPIHNLRFNQSLPRLLRDIDALGAAERYGPRVVPAVRCSAFRFTSVTDSV
- a CDS encoding MAPEG family protein, producing MSALDTLVWPGLVTVAALVVYYGLSLNVGRARVRYGVAPPKTHGSPDFERVLRVQENTTEQMVLFLPSLWLYALFVNPLWAAVLGSVWIVGRVLYALGYYEAPERRSPGFAVSAVATLILLGGALVGLLRRLVLP